A region of the Aethina tumida isolate Nest 87 chromosome 3, icAetTumi1.1, whole genome shotgun sequence genome:
atgaaaattttgatatttaattattattttgatacttTACAAAAGGATTTTCTTTATCCATAATTGAAGGAAATATATTCCAAagatgtaaatttgtaaattcacTAATAAAAGCCATTttcatttgattaattaatatttattacatattatttaagttgatTTACCTTTctcttaacctaacctaacctaagttatcttaaatatacatatttttatgaagatTTGCCTGGATagataacctaacctaaataaATTGAGAATGATAACTTTGTATCATCTTGGACCACTTTTCTCTTTagattttatcttatttacgaacattttaataaaaattttgatatttaaatattattttgatacttTTATCATTGAATATGGTTAAAGACAAAGATTTTCTTCATCCATAATTGAAGGGAACGTGTTCTCatcaagtaaattaatgaatacaccaaaaaagaatataaataactcaATTTCATctgcataatttatattaattacaaatatattaatgaaaaattaaaaacataacagAGTAAACATaagataataacataaaaacgtTCCGGCAAAGTTTACAAGTCGGCGTGCGTCTGAATTTTCTGAAGCTTCTCCCTCAGCACGCGTCCCAGTTCCGGATCGACGTTCGAGAAGTTATTAATAGCCCTGTGCTGCAGCACGTTGTTCGCCAACTTCAACATCATCACGATATTGTCAATCGTCCTCGCCTTCTCGTCCGGCTTGAGCACCCTGTCCCACAACAGCCTGGCCTGAATATAATTGGTGTCGTCCTGAGCGTTGTCCGTCCTGTCGGCAACCCCCACTAAAGGAATGGCCGGGGACAAAGCGTTGGCCCTTTTATCTGAGACGGGGCCCCTGAAACTGTTGGGGTGGTAGTTGGGGGCGCCACCTTGGCTGTTGATGGTGCCGTAGCCGTCTCTGGTGTACGTGTGGAACTTGAACGGACTGTTGACCGGCAACTGGAGGCTGTTGGGCCCCAAGCGGTGTCTGTGGGTGTCGCCGTAGGCGAACAGCCTCCCCTGCAACATCCTATCGGGACTCGGCTCAATTCCCGGTATCAAATGAGCCGGGTCGAAGCCCATCTGTTCCACTTCGGCGAAGTAATTCTTGGGGTTCCTGTTCAGGACTATCCGTCCCACTGGTATCAAAGGGTAGTCGGCGTGCAGCCACACTTTGGTTACGTCGAAGGGGTCGTAGGTGTTGGTGGCTGCTTGTTCGGGGGTCATTATTTGGATGTAGAAGTCCCAGGAGGGGTAGTCGCCTTTAGCTATTGCGTTGTACAGGTCTCTGATGTACCAATCTGGGTCCTCTCCTGCTATCCTGGTTGCCTGGGCCGCCGTCAGACCCTGTATTCCTGCATTATCATTAAGACAATGGTTTAAAGCTGTCGTACAACCTCCCTGACTTACCTTGGTTGGTTAGATAGTGGAACTTGCAGTAGAAAAACTTGCCAAACTTATTAACAAAGGCAAAAGTGTCAGAACCATAGCCGTGCATGTTGCGGTAAGTGTAGGGGATCCCCCTGTCGGAAAAGAATATCATGGACTGGTGTGTGGTCTCGGCACGCAAGGTTATCATGTCCCAAAACATGTCTGGGTCACGTAGGTGCGTCACAGGGTTCCTAAAATTGATCACCACAGTGAAGAATGTACTTAAAGTAAGTTCCTGGTGGTACCTTTTGAGAATGTGAATGAAACTAGGAAAAAGGGCGGCGTCCTTGATGAAAAATATCGGTGTATTGTTGCCTACAAGGTCCCATATTCCGTCCTCAGTGTAAAACTTGACGGCGAACCCTCTTATGTCCCTTACAGTGTCCGGATAACCCATCTCACCTGCCACTTGAGAGAACCTACAAAGATTTAGTTAACGACCAACAATTTGCCCATAAACTAAGCCCAAACCTGACAGCCAGAGGTGTCTTCTTGCCTATTTCAGAGAACACCTTCGCAGCAGTGTACTGGGTGATGTCGTGGGTCACTTCGAAGTACCCGAACGCCCCGGCACCCTTGGCGTGCACCACCCGTTCAGGGATGCGTTCACGATCAAAGTGGGACATTTCATCAATGTAAAACCAGTCCTGCAATAAAATTGGGCCCTTTGGACCCACTGTTAGGGTGGCATTTTGGAATGGGTTCGGGTTCCCTGACGTTGTGGTCACTGATTCCTCTTCGTccttaaaaatgttaacaattttattaggttGTTGTGATTTTGTGGTTTACTGTGCCTCATGTTCTCTGGCGAATTCCAGCAGCTGGTTATCGGCTGGTTGTCTTACGTAtgcaccaccaccaccacctgGCATTGTTACAAGTCAAGTTTTATGTATGAAAAAGACTGACATGGTGCATTCATTTAGTTTTCTGGTTTATATACTTATACGTATAAACAAATAAGCATTTTTTACTGTTAATATCTTTACcacaaaaacatgtttttaatggTAAATTGTCATAGTGTATCtcggttatattttttaacagataatacattttttaagattaatctgcacataaaaatatatacacaacAGAATTAATGTTTAgacaattaaagttttaggTAATATATGTCTTGTTTTAACTTATTTCACTCTAAAAGTTCTTTTAAACaagtgaaattattataatttattataaaaacgtaATTTAAAGATCATATTGAAGTAGTAAaactaaatactaaaaagttaatacataattaggtataataaaaaatgttaatatatgtCTTACATTAACTTATTTCACTCCAGAACTTTTTTCATACAAgtgaaattatcataatttattataaaaatgtaatttaaagattatattgaagtaataaaactaaatgcataaaagtttatacataattaggcataataaaaaatatttcttatcaaattagttaatatatgTCTTGCTTTAACATATTTCACTCCAAAACTTCTTTCAAACAAgtgaaattatcataattcgttataataaatgtaatttaaagatCATATTGAAGTAGTAAaactaaatactaaaaagttaatacataattaggtataataaaaaatatttcttatcaaattagttaatatatgTCTTGCTTTAACATATTTCACTCCAAAACTTCTTTCAAACAAgtgaaattatcataattcgttataataaatgtaatttaaagatCATATTGAAGTAGTAAaactaaatactaaaaagttaatacataattaggtataataaaaaatatttcttgtcaaattagttaatatgtCTTACTTTAACATATTTCACTCCAAAACTTCTTTCAAACAAgtgaaattatcataattcgttataaaaaatataatttaaagataatattgaagtagtaaaactaaatacttaaaagtttatatataattaggtataataaaaaatatttcttgtcaaattagttaatatatgTCTTGCTTTAACTTATTTCACTACAAAACTTCTTTCACACAAGTGAAattcacataatttattataaaaaatgtaatttaaagattatattAAAGAAGTAAAACTAAATGCTTAAaagtttatacataattaggcataataaaaaatatttcttatcaaattagttaaaatatgtCTTGCTTTAACTTTTTTCACTCCAAAACTTCTTTCAAATAAGTGaaatagttataatttattataaaaatgtaatttaaagagTATATTGAAGTAGTAAaactaaatactaaaaagttaatacataataataaatatttattattaaattagttaatatatgtcttattttaacttatttcacTCCAAAACTTCTTTCAA
Encoded here:
- the LOC109606578 gene encoding catalase-like; its protein translation is MSHFDRERIPERVVHAKGAGAFGYFEVTHDITQYTAAKVFSEIGKKTPLAVRFSQVAGEMGYPDTVRDIRGFAVKFYTEDGIWDLVGNNTPIFFIKDAALFPSFIHILKRNPVTHLRDPDMFWDMITLRAETTHQSMIFFSDRGIPYTYRNMHGYGSDTFAFVNKFGKFFYCKFHYLTNQGIQGLTAAQATRIAGEDPDWYIRDLYNAIAKGDYPSWDFYIQIMTPEQAATNTYDPFDVTKVWLHADYPLIPVGRIVLNRNPKNYFAEVEQMGFDPAHLIPGIEPSPDRMLQGRLFAYGDTHRHRLGPNSLQLPVNSPFKFHTYTRDGYGTINSQGGAPNYHPNSFRGPVSDKRANALSPAIPLVGVADRTDNAQDDTNYIQARLLWDRVLKPDEKARTIDNIVMMLKLANNVLQHRAINNFSNVDPELGRVLREKLQKIQTHADL